A part of Babylonia areolata isolate BAREFJ2019XMU chromosome 6, ASM4173473v1, whole genome shotgun sequence genomic DNA contains:
- the LOC143282954 gene encoding small ribosomal subunit protein eS4-like has product MGYRGRRKSVKRVAAPKSWMLDKLGGNFAPKPSSGPHKSRECLPMAILLRNRLKYALTYDECKKIVMQRLIKVDGKVRTDKTYPCGFMDVITIDRTNEFFRILYDVKGRFIVHRIKAEEAKYKLCRVQKVQVGPKGVPFLITHDGRTVRYPDPLVKVNDTIVLDIATGKMKDFIKFDSGNLVMVTGGHNLGRVGTITHRERHPGSFDIVHIKDSLGHTFATRLSYVFIIGKGSKQWISLPKGKGVRLTIAEERDRRLAAKAQ; this is encoded by the exons ATG GGTTACCGTGGACGAAGAAAGTCAGTGAAGCGCGTAGCCGCACCAAAATCATGGATGCTGGACAAATTGGGTGGCAATTTT GCCCCCAAGCCCAGCTCTGGGCCTCACAAGTCCCGGGAATGTCTTCCCATGGCAATCCTGCTCAGAAACAGACTGAAGTATGCACTGACCTATGATGAGTGCAAAAAGATTGTGATGCAGCGCCTCATCAAAGTGGATGGGAAAGTCCGCACTGACAAGACCTACCCTTGCGGATTCATGG ATGTTATTACCATTGACAGAACGAATGAGTTCTTTCGCATCTTGTATGATGTTAAAGGGCGATTCATTGTGCACCGCATCAAAGCAGAGGAGGCCAAG TACAAGCTGTGCCGCGTGCAGAAAGTGCAGGTGGGGCCCAAAGGTGTGCCATTCCTGATTACACATGATGGTCGCACTGTCCGCTACCCAGACCCTCTGGTGAAAGTCAATGACACCATTGTCCTGGATATTGCCACTGGCAAGATGAAGGACTTCATCAAGTTTGACTCTG GCAACTTGGTGATGGTGACAGGCGGTCACAACTTGGGGCGTGTGGGCACCATCACCCACCGTGAGAGGCACCCTGGCAGCTTTGACATTGTGCACATCAAGGACTCCCTGGGACACACATTTGCCACACG TTTGTCCTACGTGTTCATCATTGGCAAGGGGTCAAAGCAGTGGATCTCGCTGCCCAAGGGCAAAGGTGTGCGCCTCACCATTGCAGAGGAGCGCGACAGGAGACTGGCTGCAAAGGCCCAGTGA
- the LOC143282955 gene encoding uncharacterized protein LOC143282955 isoform X2, whose protein sequence is MDSITADRQKLKEIKDLLKTELPDEDIKKLKKVQRKIKLRLKIAKDASSPPCESTEESKRSSEDDNEMADESQESEENDTARESEAAQHVSLPGTAELDTAFSSLQSVVSDLTLKAVADMGFTHMTEIQARAIRPLLEGRDLMGAAKTGSGKTLAFLIPAVELMYKMKFMPRNGTGCIIISPTRELSMQTFGVLRELLKYHHHTFGLVMGGVNRQDEVKKLKKGVNILVATPGRLLDHIQNTEGFMFKNLSCLVIDEADRILDLGFEEEMQQIVRLLPKKRQTMLFSATPTQKTDALARVSLKKHPMYVGVDDHKDEATVEGLQQGFVVCPPEKRFLLLFTFLKKYRKNNKIMVFFSSCMAVKFFSELLNYIDLPVQSIHGKQKQTKRSCTFFQFCNAKTGILLCTDVAARGLDIPQVDWIIQYDPPDETKEYIHRVGRTARGEGGSGKALLMLQPDELGFLNYLRKAKINVQELDFAWNKMSNIQSQLELLISKNYALHKGAQEAYKGFVRAYASHKEKRIFNVEKLDLKGVAKSFGFAVPPYVDLNVHCRKKKPAENGYMRKSKFKKRS, encoded by the exons ATGGACTCGatcacagctgacagacagaaactgaaagaaattAAGGATTTACTGAAAACAGAACTACCAGATGAAG acataaaaaaactgaagaaagtaCAGAGGAAAATAAAGCTCCGGTTAAAGATTGCAAAAGATG CATCAAGCCCTCCTTGTGAATCAACAGAAGAGTCAAAGAGATCTTCTGAAGATGATAATG AAATGGCTGATGAATCACAAGAGTCGGAGGAAAATGACACTGCTAGAGAGTCTGAGGCAGCTCAGCATGTCAGTC TGCCAGGAACAGCAGAGCTGGACACAGCCTTCTCCTCCCTACAGAGTGTTGTGAGTGACCTGACCTTGAAGGCTGTGGCTGACATGGGCttcacacacatgacagaaaTTCAAGCACGTGCCATCAGGCCTCTGCTGGAAGgaag AGATCTGATGGGTGCAGCCAAGACAGGAAGTGGTAAAACACTTGCTTTCCTAATCCCAGCCGTTGAGTTGATGTACAAAATGAAGTTCATGCCACGCAATGGTACGGGCTGTATCATCATTTCACCCACCCGGGAGCTGTCCATGCAAACCTTCGGAGTGCTGAGAGAGCTTCTGAAGTACCACCATCACACCTTTGGCTTGGTGATGGGTGGAGTCAACAGACAGGATGAggtgaagaagttgaagaagggCGTCAACATCCTGGTGGCTACACCTGGTCGCTTACTTGATCACATTCAG AACACTGAGGGTTTCATGTTCAAGAACCTGTCATGCTTGGTGATTGACGAGGCAGACCGCATCCTGGACTTGGGTTTTGAGGAGGAGATGCAGCAGATTGTTCGTCTCCTGCCCA AAAAGCGACAGACCATGCTGTTTTCGGCCACACCGACCCAGAAAACAGACGCTTTGGCGCGAGTGTCCCTGAAAAAGCATCCCATGTATGTGGGTGTAGATGACCACAAAGACGAAGCTACAGTAGAGGGGCTGCAGCAG GGTTTTGTTGTGTGCCCACCTGAGAAACGATTTCTGCTGCTGTTCACCTTCCTGAAGAAATACCGCAAGAACAACAAGATCATGGTGTTTTTCAGCAGCTGCATGGCTGTCAAATTTTTCAGTGAATTGTTGAACTACATTGACTTGCCTGTCCAGTCAATTCAT GGCAAACAGAAGCAGACAAAACGGTCCTGTACGTTCTTCCAGTTCTGCAATGCCAAAACTGGCATTCTCCTCTGCACTGATGTGGCAGCCAGAGGATTGGACATCCCACAGGTCGACTGGATCATCCAGTATGATCCACCAGATGAGACAAAA GAATACATCCACAGAGTGGGTCGAACAGCCCGCGGAGAAGGGGGCAGTGGCAAAGCCTTGCTGATGCTGCAGCCTGACGAACTGGGCTTTCTGAATTACCTGAGGAAGGCCAAGATCAATGTGCAGGAACTGGACTTTGCATGGAACAAGATGTCCAACATTCAGTCTCAG TTGGAGCTGCTGATATCCAAGAACTACGCCCTCCACAAAGGAGCCCAAGAAGCCTACAAAGGTTTTGTTAGAGCATACGCATCTCACAAGGAGAAACGCATCTTCAACGTGGAGAAACTCGACCTGAAAGGAGTGGCCAAGTCCTTTGGTTTTGCTGTTCCACCATATGTGGACCTGA ATGTGCATTGTAGGAAAAAGAAACCTGCTGAGAATGGCTACATGAGGAAGTCCAAATTCAAGAAGAGATCATAG
- the LOC143282955 gene encoding uncharacterized protein LOC143282955 isoform X1 yields MDSITADRQKLKEIKDLLKTELPDEDIKKLKKVQRKIKLRLKIAKDAASSPPCESTEESKRSSEDDNEMADESQESEENDTARESEAAQHVSLPGTAELDTAFSSLQSVVSDLTLKAVADMGFTHMTEIQARAIRPLLEGRDLMGAAKTGSGKTLAFLIPAVELMYKMKFMPRNGTGCIIISPTRELSMQTFGVLRELLKYHHHTFGLVMGGVNRQDEVKKLKKGVNILVATPGRLLDHIQNTEGFMFKNLSCLVIDEADRILDLGFEEEMQQIVRLLPKKRQTMLFSATPTQKTDALARVSLKKHPMYVGVDDHKDEATVEGLQQGFVVCPPEKRFLLLFTFLKKYRKNNKIMVFFSSCMAVKFFSELLNYIDLPVQSIHGKQKQTKRSCTFFQFCNAKTGILLCTDVAARGLDIPQVDWIIQYDPPDETKEYIHRVGRTARGEGGSGKALLMLQPDELGFLNYLRKAKINVQELDFAWNKMSNIQSQLELLISKNYALHKGAQEAYKGFVRAYASHKEKRIFNVEKLDLKGVAKSFGFAVPPYVDLNVHCRKKKPAENGYMRKSKFKKRS; encoded by the exons ATGGACTCGatcacagctgacagacagaaactgaaagaaattAAGGATTTACTGAAAACAGAACTACCAGATGAAG acataaaaaaactgaagaaagtaCAGAGGAAAATAAAGCTCCGGTTAAAGATTGCAAAAGATG CAGCATCAAGCCCTCCTTGTGAATCAACAGAAGAGTCAAAGAGATCTTCTGAAGATGATAATG AAATGGCTGATGAATCACAAGAGTCGGAGGAAAATGACACTGCTAGAGAGTCTGAGGCAGCTCAGCATGTCAGTC TGCCAGGAACAGCAGAGCTGGACACAGCCTTCTCCTCCCTACAGAGTGTTGTGAGTGACCTGACCTTGAAGGCTGTGGCTGACATGGGCttcacacacatgacagaaaTTCAAGCACGTGCCATCAGGCCTCTGCTGGAAGgaag AGATCTGATGGGTGCAGCCAAGACAGGAAGTGGTAAAACACTTGCTTTCCTAATCCCAGCCGTTGAGTTGATGTACAAAATGAAGTTCATGCCACGCAATGGTACGGGCTGTATCATCATTTCACCCACCCGGGAGCTGTCCATGCAAACCTTCGGAGTGCTGAGAGAGCTTCTGAAGTACCACCATCACACCTTTGGCTTGGTGATGGGTGGAGTCAACAGACAGGATGAggtgaagaagttgaagaagggCGTCAACATCCTGGTGGCTACACCTGGTCGCTTACTTGATCACATTCAG AACACTGAGGGTTTCATGTTCAAGAACCTGTCATGCTTGGTGATTGACGAGGCAGACCGCATCCTGGACTTGGGTTTTGAGGAGGAGATGCAGCAGATTGTTCGTCTCCTGCCCA AAAAGCGACAGACCATGCTGTTTTCGGCCACACCGACCCAGAAAACAGACGCTTTGGCGCGAGTGTCCCTGAAAAAGCATCCCATGTATGTGGGTGTAGATGACCACAAAGACGAAGCTACAGTAGAGGGGCTGCAGCAG GGTTTTGTTGTGTGCCCACCTGAGAAACGATTTCTGCTGCTGTTCACCTTCCTGAAGAAATACCGCAAGAACAACAAGATCATGGTGTTTTTCAGCAGCTGCATGGCTGTCAAATTTTTCAGTGAATTGTTGAACTACATTGACTTGCCTGTCCAGTCAATTCAT GGCAAACAGAAGCAGACAAAACGGTCCTGTACGTTCTTCCAGTTCTGCAATGCCAAAACTGGCATTCTCCTCTGCACTGATGTGGCAGCCAGAGGATTGGACATCCCACAGGTCGACTGGATCATCCAGTATGATCCACCAGATGAGACAAAA GAATACATCCACAGAGTGGGTCGAACAGCCCGCGGAGAAGGGGGCAGTGGCAAAGCCTTGCTGATGCTGCAGCCTGACGAACTGGGCTTTCTGAATTACCTGAGGAAGGCCAAGATCAATGTGCAGGAACTGGACTTTGCATGGAACAAGATGTCCAACATTCAGTCTCAG TTGGAGCTGCTGATATCCAAGAACTACGCCCTCCACAAAGGAGCCCAAGAAGCCTACAAAGGTTTTGTTAGAGCATACGCATCTCACAAGGAGAAACGCATCTTCAACGTGGAGAAACTCGACCTGAAAGGAGTGGCCAAGTCCTTTGGTTTTGCTGTTCCACCATATGTGGACCTGA ATGTGCATTGTAGGAAAAAGAAACCTGCTGAGAATGGCTACATGAGGAAGTCCAAATTCAAGAAGAGATCATAG
- the LOC143283369 gene encoding uncharacterized protein LOC143283369, which yields MADEDMPPPLEDMTETLEQAKKLRGLRLGAQEHSTGTQSSAGIKTSKNVTAQSQAQAERASHSQTQSSATSTPETVKNTKSNSSTKPESAISARSTPSTKPGSGDFGGMKKGFLFGGSKSSGVSGKQQTKTGSGKSKTKSGSGDPSSPPDSIPFIQPKTQEKNSGLKLDEVQEAMESTKGFLQDKEWVTDDLLEKVSKNETLSKRLGDPRFMQAVTEFQTNPKAAMMKYQSNAEMQQFLKEFCGILGEHFISLGDKQDSQNPSQAQNPRNSSRSGPKITELSDEDSLSSTSSRESSLPVDPHVQRILEDPANREILMDSKVQQLIQYLRSDPEKAQRMLREGDSDFRHKVDRLISLGLLKFQG from the exons ATGGCCGACGAAG ACATGCCCCCACCCCTGGAAGACATGACGGAAACACTGGAACAAGCCAAAAAATTAAGAGGTTTACGGTTAGGAGCACAAGAGCATTCTACAGGCACCCAAAGCAGTGCTGGAATtaag aCCAGCAAGAATGTCACAGCGCAGTCTCAAGCTCAAGCAGAAAGGGCATCGCACAGTCAGACACAGTCCAGTGCCACATCTACACCAGAAACAGTTAAAAATACCAAATCCAATTCAAGCACAAAACCAGAATCGGCAATAAGTGCCAGATCTACACCCAGCACCAAACCAGGCTCAGGAGACTTTGGAGGCATGAAAAAGGGGTTTCTTTTTGGTGGCTCCAAGTCTTCTGGTGTCTCAggaaaacagcaaacaaagacAGGGTCTGGGAAAAGCAAGACTAAAAGTGGTTCAGGCGATCCCAGCTCTCCACCAGATTCCATCCCTTTCATCCAGCCCAAGACACAGGAGAAGAATTCGGGACTGAAACTGGATGAAGTACAGGAAGCTATGGAGTCCACTAAAGGCTTCTTGCAGGATAAAG AGTGGGTGACAGACGACCTGCTGGAGAAAGTATCAAAAAATGAGACCCTGAGCAAACGGTTAGGAGACCCTCGCTTCATGCAGGCAGTGACAGAGTTCCAGACTAACCCCAAAGCAGCTATGATGAAGTATCAAAGTAATGCAGAAATGCAGCAGTTCCTGAAAGAATTCTGCGGAATCCTTG GGGAGCACTTCATATCTCTTGGAGACAAACAGGACAGCCAGAACCCTTCACAAGCCCAGAACCCTCGGAACTCATCACGCTCAGGCCCCAAAATCACAGAACTGTCGGATGAGGACAGCTTATCTTCCACGAGCTCACGAGAATCCAGCTTGCCTGTTGATCCACATGTTCAGCGTATCCTTGAAGATCCGGCAAACAGGGAGATCCTCATGGATTCCAAGGTCCAGCAGCTCATCCAGTATCTTCGCAGTGATCCAGAAAAGGCACAGAG AATGTTGCGTGAAGGAGACAGTGATTTCAGGCACAAAGTGGATCGACTGATTTCCTTAGGACTGCTCAAATTCCAGGGATGA